A genomic stretch from Edaphobacter aggregans includes:
- a CDS encoding dihydrodipicolinate synthase family protein: MLLEGLFIPLTTPFYPDGSLNLRKLEHNADRYSKTPAAGLVVLSEQGEPSMLSDEETRKTLLTATENAGAEKVLLAGVSRDSVAGTLELAEYAASVGYDAVLVKQPSVVKNSRELLTYFRAVADRTALPVVLYSPDGLLPVDVVVELAAHAQIIGLLNGGVGERVVQVKAGTAYVRREVTVTTVFAAVTGRMQAQEPAGAGTFISADVLTDGGAALAVAPPKPALKTRTKVVGFQVLGGASAGMLEALQAGAVGVAPGFAACAPQGCYEVFAAWKDGDLALAEEKQVRLRDAITKVETELGTPGIRFGCDLNGYFGGRPRLPLLPITGEQREAIEGLMRGVRN, translated from the coding sequence ATGCTGCTTGAAGGACTTTTTATCCCACTGACCACGCCGTTCTATCCGGACGGAAGCCTCAATCTACGCAAGCTGGAGCACAATGCGGACCGCTATTCGAAGACGCCTGCCGCTGGGTTGGTGGTGCTGAGCGAACAGGGAGAACCTTCGATGCTCTCGGATGAAGAGACGCGGAAGACGTTGCTGACAGCTACGGAGAATGCGGGTGCAGAGAAGGTGCTGCTGGCCGGGGTGTCGCGGGACAGTGTGGCCGGGACGCTGGAGTTGGCGGAGTATGCGGCGAGCGTGGGCTATGATGCGGTCCTGGTGAAGCAGCCTTCTGTGGTGAAGAACAGCAGGGAGTTGCTGACGTACTTTAGGGCAGTTGCGGATCGTACTGCGCTGCCGGTGGTGTTGTACAGCCCTGATGGTTTGTTGCCGGTGGATGTGGTGGTGGAGCTTGCAGCACACGCTCAGATTATCGGGCTGCTGAATGGCGGGGTCGGCGAACGTGTCGTGCAGGTGAAGGCCGGAACTGCGTATGTGCGGCGTGAGGTAACGGTGACGACAGTCTTCGCTGCGGTGACGGGAAGGATGCAGGCGCAGGAGCCGGCGGGGGCGGGGACGTTTATTTCGGCTGATGTGCTGACGGATGGCGGAGCAGCGCTGGCGGTTGCGCCTCCTAAGCCTGCGCTCAAGACGCGGACGAAGGTGGTTGGGTTTCAGGTGCTGGGTGGGGCTTCGGCGGGGATGCTGGAGGCGCTGCAAGCTGGCGCTGTAGGCGTGGCTCCGGGATTTGCTGCTTGCGCCCCGCAGGGATGTTATGAAGTGTTCGCCGCGTGGAAGGATGGGGACTTGGCGCTGGCCGAGGAGAAACAGGTTCGGCTGCGCGATGCGATTACTAAGGTTGAGACGGAGTTGGGTACGCCGGGGATCCGGTTTGGTTGCGATTTAAATGGATATTTTGGTGGGCGGCCTCGGCTGCCGCTGCTTCCGATCACGGGAGAGCAGCGGGAGGCCATTGAAGGGCTGATGCGCGGGGTGCGGAATTAG
- the carB gene encoding carbamoyl-phosphate synthase large subunit, which translates to MPRRNDIAKILVIGSGPIVIGQSAEFDYSGTQACKALKAEGYEVVLINSNPASIMTDPEVADRTYIEPLNAAYLEEILRIEVEMMQEGSGKFALLPTVGGQTALNLAVDLADSGVLEKLGVELIGAKLEAIKKAEDRLLFKDAMNKIGLDMPKSSLVNNIRDGLEFAAKIGFPVVIRPSFTLGGSGGGIAYNREELMEILSRGLDLSPVHECLLEESVLGWKEYELEVVRDLKDNVIIICSIENFDPMGVHTGDSITVAPAQTLTDREYQVMRNAAIAVIREIGVETGGSNVQFAVNPVTGRMTVIEMNPRVSRSSALASKATGFPIAKIAARLAVGYTLDEIQNDITKATPACFEPTIDYVVVKIPKWQFEKFPGADEGLGPQMKSVGEVMAIGRTFKEAMMKAVRSLETGKKATADDIEPRRLTQRLVTPHPDRLAYIRYAFEKGMTVREVARMTSMDPWFLYQIKQITDEIKAVASVGIDAVTADQLRAAKRMGVSDERLAANWGLTGAEGTAAVRALRKKLGVMPVYKLVDTCAAEFESYTPYLYSCYDEEDEAAPTDKKKILILGSGPNRIGQGIEFDYCCCHAAFALREDGYETIMVNCNPETVSTDYDTSDRLYFEPLTLEDVLGVYEHEASEGAEIGVIVQFGGQTPLNLSLPLKKAGVPIIGTSPESIDLAEDRKRFGKLIEELKIPQPEGAMATSVEEAVAGANRVGYPVLVRPSYVLGGRAMVIAYDDAAVVQYMTTAIEFSQERPVLIDHFLEDATECDVDALCDGDDVVIAGIMEHIEEAGIHSGDSSCVLPAVDLSEDVLNTIREYTRKLAMALNVRGLVNLQFAIQRGKVYVIEVNPRASRTVPYVSKATGVPLAKIASRIMVGKKLKELLSEQVKSGKDLETGAHYFVKSPVFPWGKFQGVDTVLGPEMKSTGEVMGVADNFGEAFAKAQIAAGQVLPLKGTIFLSVNDHDKEGVVPLARQFMEMGFHLVATHGTASVLEDAGLQPERVYKVKEGRPNVVDLIKGDRIQLIVNTPRGQDTFFDEKAIRRAAVLARIPTITTLAAARAAAEGISALQQGTLNVFALQALHADRVAERV; encoded by the coding sequence ATGCCGCGTAGGAATGACATTGCGAAGATTTTGGTGATCGGCTCGGGGCCGATTGTGATTGGGCAGTCGGCGGAGTTTGATTATTCCGGCACGCAGGCTTGTAAGGCGCTGAAGGCGGAGGGGTATGAGGTTGTTCTGATCAACTCGAACCCGGCGTCGATCATGACCGATCCTGAGGTGGCGGATCGGACTTATATTGAGCCTTTGAATGCTGCTTATCTCGAGGAGATTTTGCGGATTGAAGTCGAGATGATGCAAGAAGGCTCCGGCAAGTTTGCGTTGCTGCCTACGGTGGGTGGGCAGACGGCGCTGAATCTTGCGGTGGATCTGGCGGATTCGGGTGTGCTGGAGAAGCTGGGTGTGGAACTGATCGGCGCGAAGCTGGAGGCGATCAAGAAGGCCGAGGATCGGCTGCTATTCAAGGATGCGATGAACAAGATCGGGCTGGATATGCCGAAGTCGTCGCTGGTGAATAATATTCGCGATGGGTTGGAGTTTGCGGCAAAGATAGGGTTCCCGGTAGTGATTCGGCCTTCGTTCACACTGGGTGGTTCAGGTGGCGGGATCGCGTATAACCGCGAGGAGTTGATGGAGATTCTTTCGCGCGGGCTGGATCTTTCGCCGGTGCATGAGTGCCTGCTTGAGGAGAGCGTGCTCGGGTGGAAGGAGTATGAGCTGGAGGTGGTGCGTGACCTGAAGGACAACGTCATCATCATCTGTTCGATTGAGAATTTTGATCCGATGGGTGTGCATACGGGCGACTCGATTACGGTGGCTCCGGCGCAGACGCTGACCGACCGCGAATACCAGGTGATGCGCAATGCGGCGATTGCGGTGATTCGCGAGATCGGCGTCGAGACGGGCGGCAGCAATGTGCAGTTTGCGGTGAATCCGGTGACCGGGCGGATGACGGTGATCGAGATGAATCCGCGTGTGTCGCGGTCGAGCGCGCTGGCGAGTAAGGCGACGGGGTTCCCGATTGCGAAGATCGCGGCACGGCTTGCGGTGGGCTACACGCTGGATGAGATTCAGAACGATATTACGAAGGCCACGCCGGCTTGCTTTGAGCCGACGATTGATTATGTCGTCGTAAAGATTCCGAAGTGGCAGTTTGAGAAGTTTCCGGGCGCCGATGAGGGGCTGGGGCCGCAGATGAAGTCTGTGGGCGAGGTTATGGCGATTGGGCGCACCTTCAAAGAAGCGATGATGAAAGCGGTGCGGTCGCTGGAGACGGGCAAGAAGGCCACGGCGGATGATATTGAACCGCGACGGCTGACGCAGCGGCTGGTGACGCCGCATCCGGACCGGTTGGCTTATATCCGGTATGCGTTTGAGAAGGGAATGACAGTGCGCGAGGTTGCGCGCATGACTTCGATGGACCCGTGGTTCCTGTATCAGATCAAGCAGATTACGGATGAGATCAAGGCTGTTGCCAGCGTGGGGATTGATGCGGTGACGGCGGATCAGTTGCGCGCGGCGAAGCGGATGGGTGTTTCGGATGAGCGGCTCGCGGCTAACTGGGGTTTGACTGGAGCGGAGGGCACGGCTGCGGTTCGTGCGCTGCGCAAGAAGCTGGGTGTGATGCCGGTGTACAAGCTGGTGGATACGTGCGCTGCAGAGTTCGAGAGCTATACGCCGTATCTGTATAGCTGCTACGACGAAGAGGATGAGGCGGCTCCGACGGATAAGAAGAAGATTCTGATCCTGGGTAGTGGGCCGAACCGGATCGGGCAGGGAATTGAGTTCGATTACTGCTGCTGCCATGCAGCGTTCGCGCTGCGTGAGGATGGCTACGAGACCATCATGGTGAACTGCAATCCGGAGACGGTTTCGACGGACTATGACACGAGCGATCGGTTGTACTTTGAACCCTTGACGCTGGAGGATGTGCTGGGTGTGTATGAGCACGAGGCTTCAGAGGGCGCGGAGATCGGGGTGATTGTGCAGTTCGGCGGGCAGACTCCGCTGAATCTTTCACTGCCATTGAAGAAGGCGGGCGTGCCGATTATTGGGACTTCACCGGAGTCGATCGACCTGGCTGAGGATCGTAAGCGGTTTGGGAAGTTGATTGAGGAGTTGAAGATTCCGCAGCCTGAGGGCGCGATGGCGACCAGTGTGGAAGAGGCGGTTGCGGGCGCGAATCGCGTGGGGTATCCGGTGCTGGTACGGCCTTCATATGTGCTGGGCGGACGCGCGATGGTGATTGCGTATGACGACGCTGCGGTCGTGCAGTACATGACGACGGCGATTGAGTTCTCGCAGGAGCGGCCGGTGCTGATCGACCACTTCCTTGAGGATGCGACAGAGTGCGATGTGGATGCGCTGTGCGATGGCGATGATGTTGTGATCGCCGGAATTATGGAGCATATCGAGGAGGCTGGGATTCACTCGGGCGACTCGTCGTGTGTGCTGCCTGCGGTGGATTTGAGCGAGGACGTGCTCAATACGATTCGGGAGTACACACGGAAGCTGGCGATGGCTCTGAATGTTCGCGGGCTGGTGAATCTCCAGTTCGCGATTCAGCGTGGCAAGGTGTATGTGATTGAGGTGAATCCGCGGGCTTCGCGCACGGTGCCCTATGTCTCGAAGGCTACGGGTGTTCCGCTGGCGAAGATTGCTTCGCGCATCATGGTTGGTAAGAAGCTGAAGGAATTGCTGTCGGAGCAGGTCAAGAGTGGCAAGGATCTTGAGACGGGGGCGCACTACTTTGTGAAGTCGCCGGTGTTTCCGTGGGGCAAGTTCCAGGGCGTCGATACTGTGCTCGGGCCGGAGATGAAGTCGACTGGCGAGGTGATGGGTGTCGCGGATAACTTTGGCGAGGCCTTTGCCAAGGCACAGATTGCTGCTGGGCAAGTGCTGCCGCTGAAGGGAACGATCTTTTTGAGCGTGAACGATCATGACAAGGAAGGCGTCGTGCCGCTGGCCAGGCAGTTTATGGAGATGGGCTTCCACCTGGTGGCCACGCATGGGACGGCCAGCGTGCTGGAGGACGCTGGGCTACAACCGGAACGCGTCTACAAGGTGAAGGAAGGCCGGCCGAATGTGGTGGACCTGATCAAGGGCGACCGAATTCAGTTGATTGTGAATACTCCGCGCGGGCAGGATACGTTCTTCGACGAGAAGGCGATTCGGCGGGCGGCTGTGTTGGCGCGGATCCCGACGATTACGACGCTGGCGGCTGCGAGGGCTGCGGCGGAGGGGATTTCAGCGCTGCAGCAGGGGACGCTGAATGTGTTTGCTTTGCAGGCGCTGCACGCAGACCGGGTGGCGGAGCGGGTCTAG
- a CDS encoding OmpA family protein: MNARPSLSQALALASTLAILTATGCHKNTAAPPAAIPPAPAPAAAPTAAITADPLAVDLGQSVVLNWRTQNATVVTIDGIGEVPANGTQTVAPSSSTNFHLTAKGDGGSTEANVRVTVRVPVAPTPPPAETDMTSEQLFKQNVKDAFFDFDSYELRPDAVAATSGAATFLIAHPTLKIVIGGYADERGSAEYNLALGENRANAARTALVNAGVPANRLRVISFGKEKQFCTESNEECWQQNRRAQFSIDR; this comes from the coding sequence ATGAACGCACGCCCCAGCCTTAGCCAAGCCCTTGCGCTGGCCTCGACCCTAGCCATCCTCACCGCCACCGGTTGCCACAAGAACACGGCCGCTCCCCCCGCCGCTATCCCTCCTGCTCCGGCCCCAGCGGCAGCCCCCACTGCAGCCATCACCGCCGATCCTCTCGCCGTCGACCTCGGCCAATCGGTAGTCCTCAACTGGCGCACCCAGAACGCCACCGTCGTCACCATTGACGGCATCGGCGAGGTCCCAGCCAACGGCACCCAGACCGTCGCGCCTTCCAGCTCCACCAACTTCCATCTCACCGCCAAGGGCGATGGCGGCTCTACGGAAGCCAACGTTCGTGTAACCGTTCGCGTTCCTGTAGCTCCAACTCCTCCGCCTGCTGAGACAGACATGACTAGCGAGCAGCTCTTCAAGCAGAACGTCAAGGACGCCTTCTTCGACTTCGACAGCTACGAGTTGCGCCCAGACGCCGTCGCCGCAACCTCAGGAGCCGCTACCTTCCTCATCGCTCACCCGACCCTCAAGATCGTCATCGGCGGCTACGCGGACGAGCGCGGATCGGCAGAGTACAACCTGGCCCTTGGCGAAAACCGCGCCAATGCCGCTCGTACTGCCCTCGTCAACGCTGGCGTCCCAGCCAACCGTCTGCGCGTCATCAGCTTTGGCAAGGAGAAGCAGTTCTGCACCGAGTCGAACGAGGAGTGCTGGCAGCAGAACCGCCGCGCCCAGTTCTCCATCGACCGCTAA
- a CDS encoding tetratricopeptide repeat protein — translation MYKPTRKPISFRLTASALLAGALFWSSPAFAVNKDMIQLQTQIQQLQDAVARLQQSNDERMGVMKDLMQQNADSINRMSTTVETLQKNLQTQTEAQTGKVDQVSGQIQSLNDSLDEMKARLARLEKLMQDVQSQQQSMSANMQGLPGGTPATVTATPAPVVETPAPPPPAPTGRKGKPSAGTPLAVAPAPAPVEAPAATAAPPADDLYKTALGDYMAAKYPLASSEFGDLIKFYPDHPLSGNANYYQGEIEYRAGQYANAVKAYDKVIEQYPDSSKVPVAHLHKGQALIALKQADAGVRELRSLIQRYPNSPEAMQARSKLSGMGIPVTPKRPVQ, via the coding sequence ATGTATAAGCCCACACGCAAGCCAATCTCTTTCCGACTCACTGCCTCGGCCCTTCTCGCTGGAGCCCTGTTCTGGTCCTCGCCTGCCTTCGCCGTCAACAAGGACATGATTCAGCTTCAGACCCAAATCCAGCAGTTGCAGGATGCCGTCGCACGCCTCCAGCAGTCCAACGACGAGCGCATGGGCGTCATGAAGGACCTCATGCAGCAGAACGCCGACTCCATCAATCGCATGTCGACTACAGTCGAGACCCTGCAGAAGAACCTGCAGACCCAGACGGAGGCGCAGACCGGCAAGGTCGATCAGGTCTCCGGCCAGATCCAGTCCCTCAACGACTCGCTCGACGAGATGAAGGCCCGCCTAGCCCGTCTCGAGAAACTCATGCAGGACGTCCAAAGCCAGCAGCAATCCATGAGCGCCAACATGCAGGGTCTGCCGGGCGGAACACCTGCCACTGTGACTGCCACTCCCGCCCCAGTGGTCGAAACGCCTGCTCCGCCCCCACCCGCACCGACAGGCCGCAAAGGAAAGCCATCCGCCGGCACACCGCTCGCAGTCGCACCGGCACCAGCTCCAGTTGAAGCGCCGGCAGCCACAGCCGCGCCTCCTGCCGACGATCTCTACAAAACGGCGCTAGGCGACTACATGGCCGCCAAGTATCCGCTCGCCTCCTCCGAGTTCGGCGATCTCATCAAGTTCTACCCCGACCATCCCCTCTCGGGAAACGCCAACTACTACCAGGGCGAGATCGAATACCGCGCCGGCCAGTATGCAAACGCCGTCAAGGCCTACGACAAGGTCATTGAACAGTACCCCGACAGCAGCAAGGTCCCCGTAGCCCACCTGCACAAAGGTCAGGCGCTCATCGCCCTCAAGCAAGCCGACGCCGGCGTCCGCGAACTGCGCTCCCTCATCCAGCGCTACCCCAATTCGCCCGAGGCCATGCAGGCCCGCAGCAAGCTCAGCGGCATGGGCATCCCTGTCACCCCAAAACGCCCCGTCCAGTAA